In one window of Anthonomus grandis grandis chromosome 11, icAntGran1.3, whole genome shotgun sequence DNA:
- the LOC126742229 gene encoding ubiquitin-protein ligase E3B: MFQRAENSKGHFLEHTKAAREERALEKHKEKAVIVIQSNVRGWLTRQKFTNEILKDFDNFIPNLPENFLKPEMKPAIEIYRHSLRLLLIWKKERDKERFERLCRYLVVSLESESLKNSYVGVAFNKELVIKWISHMNNILWKCCEYLEELKPELSSDMKNIVLYLHMLVSFTSTNTWMIFKNKNMEVFRGGMNQLCANLMGQLLHKGFYVVLKNLLIRGLCRVKIAFKAVSISAILTLSLRPLVSASFSEKFMTIFLINVLSVPALIYHIQILSPETLSTLQHHKIFTRSLELLSSQQSMRIVFNTLEGSYALCLLANLIQMGFLDRNSNLRDLCFPTFTVVITGLLESCQNYVVSKQSTLTHWHPVLGWFAQSIDPGLHVAIPHIKQQLHLLWNIEVMQILLGNFLSELVCGVDPSQDPTVSHHASSAFVGGSFFKKMLENRGNKTSTMKSYRALGSPEVHRVVLICSMYHTAFHTLTQLKLDILTGLCYQNTILYDLWLFLCSLGPNCGLKTFLDHLAFNTKCSAPEFQMLQLFADCMTHYVTLLDDMEMYEKQKPFRLADFVTMSNFLNIFLYKAVLGNLFDIKSIQSNTLFQSLHTLLMVLYKRDCWHPYTPNGHWLIRDIKVSSFLIDLDKSKRAPQLLLQTMPHIIPHEDRVRLFRKYINNEKTVLGLTESACASPQSTLITVHRNRIVEDGYRQLTILPAQALKGVIRVRFINEYGLDEAGIDQDGVFKEFLEESIKRVFDPALNLFKATSEERLYPSPTSHLQDNHLQLFEFTGKMLGKAVYEGIVVDVPFASFFLSQISGQTSQAVYSYVDELPSLDPALYRSLSYVKHYEDDVSELNLTFSVDEDHMGKVVTHELIPGGKAVLVTKDNIINYIHLMAHFRMYVQIKEQTAAFIKGFRSIINPDWLALFSTPELQRLISGDNIPLDLKDLRKNCQYYGGFHDSHRVIGWLWDILEKDFNDEERGMFLKFVTSCSKPPLLGFAHLEPPFSIRCVEVGDDEDTGDTIGSVFRGFFTIRKKDPQNRLPTSSTCFNLLKLPNYQKKGTLREKLRYAVTCNTGFELS, from the exons ATGTTTCAGCGGGCGGAAAACTCGAAGGGCCACTTCTTAGAGCACACGAAAGCCGCAAGAGAGGAAAGAGCTTTGgaaaaacataaagaaaaagCGGTTATTGTTATACAATCCAATGTTAGGGGGTGGTTGACTAGACAGAAGTTTACCAATGAGATTTT aaaagattttgacaattttataccGAATTTGCCAGAGAATTTCTTAAAACCAGAAATGAAGCCTGCGATTGAAATTTATAGACATTCTTTACGTTTATTGTTGATATGGAAGAAAGAAAGAGACAAGGAGCGTTTTGAGAGACTGTGTCGCTATTTGGTTGTATCACTTGAATCTGAATCATTGAAAAATAGTTATGTTGGTGTAG CTTTTAATAAGGAGCTCGTTATAAAATGGATCTCCCATATGAATAATATTCTATGGAAATGCTGTGAATATTTGGAAGAGCTGAAGCCAGAACTCTCGTCAGACATGAAAAATATTGTTCTATATTTGCACATGTTAGTGTCATTTACCAGCACAAATACAtggatgatttttaaaaataaaaatatggaagTGTTTAGGGGCGGCATGAATCAACTATGTGCAAATTTAATGGGTCAGCTACTTCATAAAGGATTTTATGTGGTTTTAAAG aatttactCATCAGAGGACTATGTAGGGTAAAAATTGCCTTCAAGGCTGTATCAATAAGTGCAATTTTGACCCTCTCACTTAGACCGTTGGTATCAGCAAgcttttctgaaaaatttatgacaatttttttaataaatgtcctTTCTGTTCCTGCACTTATTTATCATATTCAAATTCTGTCTCCAGAG ACATTATCTACTCTACAACACCATAAAATATTCACAAGAAGCTTAGAGCTGTTGTCCAGTCAACAGTCCATGAGGATAGTGTTTAATACATTAGAAGGCAGCTATGCTCTGTGTTTATTGGCCAATTTAATTCAAATGGGATTCCTTGATAGGAACTCGAATTTGAGGGATTTATGCTTTCCTACATTTACG GTGGTTATCACAGGTCTTCTAGAAAGCTGCCAGAATTATGTGGTTAGTAAACAATCTACATTGACACATTGGCATCCAGTATTGGGTTGGTTCGCGCAATCCATAGATCCCGGTTTGCATGTGGCCATTCCACATATTAAGCAGCAATTGCACTTATTGTGGAATATTGAAGTTATGCAGATTCTATTAG gtaattttctTTCGGAACTGGTCTGTGGCGTGGATCCTTCCCAAGACCCCACCGTCAGTCATCATGCGTCGTCCGCTTTCGTGGGCGGAagttttttcaagaaaatgttGGAAAACCGAGGAAATAAGACCTCCACCATGAAAAGTTACAGAGCGCTCGGTAGTCCTGAAGTCCATAGGGTCGTATTAATTTGCTCAATGTACCATACTGCCTTTCATACATTAACTCAGTTAAAACTTGACATATTGACAG GTTTGTGTTATCAGAACACAATATTGTACGATTTATGGCTGTTTTTGTGTTCGCTGGGTCCAAATTGTGGCTTAAAGACATTCTTAGATCATCTGGCGTTTAATACGAAATGTTCCGCACCGGAGTTTCAAATGTTACAACTCTTTGCGGATTGTATGACTCATTACGTAAC ACTGTTAGACGATATGGAAATGTACGAGAAGCAAAAACCGTTTCGGTTAGCGGATTTTGTGACcatgtcaaattttttaaatatctttttatacaAGGCCGTTTTGGGAAACCTCTTCg ATATAAAATCGATACAGAGCAACACGTTATTCCAATCGTTGCACACGCTTTTGATGGTCCTTTATAAGAGAGATTGTTGGCACCCGTACACTCCGAACGGCCATTGGCTGATACGGGACATCAAAGTGTCCTCGTTCCTCATCGATTTGGATAAAAGCAAACGGGCTCCGCAGCTGTTGCTACAGACGATGCCGCACATCATCCCGCACGAGGATCGCGTCAGATTGTTTAGAAAATACATCAACAACGAGAAAACTGTTCTGGGCCTTACCGAGTCCGCTTGTGCTTCACCACAGTCCACCCTCATAACAGTTCatag AAATAGAATAGTAGAAGACGGCTATCGTCAACTGACCATTTTGCCGGCTCAAGCGCTAAAAGGCGTCATCAGAGTACGATTTATCAACGAGTACGGACTAGACGAGGCCGGAATCGATCAGGACGGCGTCTTTAAGGAATTCCTCGAGGAGAGCATCAAGAGAGTCTTCGATCCCGCCTTAAATTTGTTTAAGGCCACTAGCGAGGAGCGTCTGTATCCTTCTCCCACGTCGCATCTTCAAGATAATCACTTGCAATTATTTGAATTTACCGGGAAGATGCTCGGGAAAGCTGTCTACGAGGGGATCGTCGTTGACGTGCCGTTCGCTTCGTTTTTTCTTAGTCAG ATTTCAGGTCAGACCTCCCAAGCTGTTTACAGTTACGTAGATGAGTTACCCTCGTTGGATCCTGCATTATATCGAAGTCTTAGTTACGTTAAACATTATGAAGATGACGTGTCGGAGTTGAATTTAACATTCAGCGTGGACGAGGATCATATGGGAAAAGTAGTCACCCACGAATTGATTCCCGGCGGAAAGGCTGTCCTAGTTACCAAAGATAATAT AATCAATTATATTCATTTAATGGCCCATTTTCGGATGTACGTGCAAATTAAGGAACAAACGGCCGCATTCATTAAGGGATTCCGATCGATCATTAATCCGGATTGGTTGGCGCTTTTTTCTACACCGGAG TTGCAAAGGCTGATATCAGGCGACAATATACCGCTAGATTTAAAGGATCTGCGTAAGAATTGTCAGTATTACGGAGGATTTCACGATTCTCATCGTGTTATCGGATGGTTGTGGGATATTTTAGAGAAAGACTTTAACGATGAAGAACGCGGAATGTTTCTGAAG TTTGTGACCAGTTGTTCGAAACCACCATTGCTCGGATTCGCTCATTTAGAGCCGCCATTTTCGATCCGGTGCGTGGAAGTTGGCGATGACGAAGACACCGGAGACACGATCG GGAGCGTGTTCAGAGGCTTCTTCACGATTAGGAAAAAAGACCCGCAGAACCGCTTGCCCACCTCGTCCACCTGTTTCAACCTCCTAAAACTGCCGAATTACCAAAAGAAGGGCACGTTACGAGAGAAACTCAGGTACGCGGTCACGTGCAACACCGGATTCGAGTTGTCTTAA